In the Aneurinibacillus soli genome, one interval contains:
- a CDS encoding sensor histidine kinase codes for MIRGLRARLAFIFIGMVTGILVIATVILIFVTHYHITMFLQQIPEGVPFLSHLNIHFERAMIQSITFTEIGAILLAILVSLSVTKRIITPLADMRQAAEQMRQGDLTSRVVIQGHDELADLGQSLNHLAEQLQKQEELRKTMTADIAHELRTPLSTLKSHMEAFEDGIWEPTPERIHSCYEEIERLIHLVGDLEELTYMESSEFSLHLQREDVRQILRQAISSVKAAYLQKNVQLNLRDGEPILVDVDRQRIGQILVNLLTNALKFTSPGGSVQVEVYEEKEQVIMSVVDTGIGIAKNEIPFVFERFYRVDKSRNRKYGGGGIGLTIVKRLVEAHGGQVAIGSEQGKGTTVSILLPKN; via the coding sequence ATGATCCGGGGGTTACGAGCTCGACTCGCTTTTATCTTTATTGGAATGGTAACAGGAATTCTAGTAATTGCTACGGTCATTCTTATTTTTGTCACGCACTACCACATTACGATGTTTTTGCAGCAAATACCTGAGGGTGTTCCTTTTCTATCCCACTTGAATATTCATTTTGAACGAGCGATGATCCAATCGATTACCTTTACAGAAATTGGAGCTATTTTATTAGCCATTTTGGTAAGTCTTTCTGTAACCAAACGCATTATTACTCCTTTAGCAGACATGCGCCAAGCGGCTGAGCAGATGAGACAAGGAGACCTGACCTCTCGCGTTGTGATTCAAGGTCACGATGAATTGGCTGATCTTGGACAATCTTTAAATCATCTAGCAGAGCAATTACAAAAGCAAGAAGAATTGCGTAAAACGATGACTGCTGATATCGCTCATGAACTTCGCACTCCGTTAAGCACATTAAAAAGCCATATGGAGGCGTTTGAGGATGGAATTTGGGAACCTACGCCCGAGCGTATTCACTCTTGTTACGAAGAGATTGAAAGACTCATTCATCTTGTTGGGGATTTAGAGGAACTGACTTATATGGAATCATCAGAATTTAGCCTTCATCTTCAGAGAGAGGATGTACGCCAGATTCTTCGTCAAGCCATTTCATCGGTGAAGGCCGCCTATCTCCAGAAAAATGTACAATTGAATCTAAGAGATGGAGAGCCCATTTTAGTAGACGTAGATCGACAGCGTATCGGGCAGATTCTCGTTAATTTGTTAACAAATGCGTTAAAGTTCACATCTCCTGGCGGGAGTGTTCAAGTCGAAGTATATGAAGAAAAAGAACAGGTGATAATGTCTGTCGTCGATACAGGGATTGGCATTGCAAAGAATGAAATTCCTTTTGTGTTCGAAAGATTTTATCGAGTGGATAAATCTCGAAATCGCAAATACGGTGGAGGAGGCATCGGACTAACGATTGTAAAACGGTTAGTAGAAGCCCATGGTGGACAAGTAGCAATAGGAAGTGAGCAAGGAAAGGGAACTACAGTTTCTATTCTTCTGCCAAAAAACTAG
- a CDS encoding response regulator transcription factor has translation MKSILIVDDEEKIREVVVSYLEKEGFRTVEAQTGLSALQVVKEEAVDLVVLDLMLPDISGEEVCQQIRKISSVPVLMLTAKVAEEDRVIGLTLGADDYVIKPFSPKELVARVKAILRRSSEQNLLADRISFSNGELVIDTAQQMIVKHGDSINLTPNEYKLLVVLARHPQRSFTREELIEKVFGYSYEGDARTIDQHIKNLRQKIEPDPKQPKYVCTVYGTGYKFVGDHG, from the coding sequence ATGAAATCTATACTCATTGTGGATGACGAAGAAAAGATTCGTGAAGTAGTTGTTTCTTATTTAGAAAAAGAAGGGTTCCGAACAGTAGAAGCTCAAACGGGGCTCAGTGCTTTGCAAGTAGTTAAAGAAGAAGCAGTAGATCTTGTCGTCCTCGATTTGATGTTGCCGGATATTTCTGGCGAGGAAGTCTGTCAGCAAATCCGGAAAATATCCTCTGTCCCTGTGCTAATGTTAACCGCAAAAGTCGCGGAGGAAGACCGCGTCATCGGACTTACATTAGGTGCTGATGATTATGTGATCAAGCCATTTAGTCCGAAGGAACTTGTAGCTCGTGTAAAGGCCATTTTGCGTCGTTCCAGCGAACAGAATTTATTGGCTGATCGAATTTCATTTTCTAATGGAGAGTTGGTCATTGATACGGCTCAACAAATGATCGTTAAACATGGAGATTCGATTAATTTGACACCGAATGAATATAAACTTCTTGTGGTCCTAGCTCGCCATCCTCAACGATCTTTTACAAGAGAAGAATTAATTGAAAAAGTTTTTGGCTATAGTTACGAAGGGGATGCGCGAACGATTGACCAACACATTAAGAATTTACGCCAAAAAATTGAGCCTGATCCGAAACAACCGAAGTATGTTTGTACGGTGTATGGAACAGGGTATAAATTTGTAGGTGATCACGGATGA
- a CDS encoding PadR family transcriptional regulator → MMINKELLKGSTPLLILAMLEKRDMYGYEMITEIEQASAGIFQFKEGTLYPLLHALEADGLIVSYWSEGVGARRRKYYRITPRGGSRLAERKEEWTTYRTAVERVLGEGQA, encoded by the coding sequence ATGATGATCAACAAAGAACTGCTCAAAGGAAGCACACCTTTGCTCATATTGGCGATGCTGGAAAAACGGGATATGTACGGATATGAAATGATTACCGAGATCGAGCAGGCATCAGCAGGAATTTTTCAATTCAAGGAAGGGACGTTATATCCGCTCCTGCATGCGCTGGAAGCAGACGGACTGATTGTTTCGTACTGGAGTGAAGGAGTTGGTGCCCGCCGCCGCAAATATTATCGCATCACTCCGCGCGGTGGATCGCGTCTGGCAGAACGCAAGGAAGAATGGACGACGTATCGAACGGCTGTGGAACGAGTGCTGGGGGAGGGACAGGCATGA
- a CDS encoding multicopper oxidase family protein, giving the protein MNKKTMTFMGIVLSTALLSACSSMNGIDHSSMSGMNQSSTKSQAIPAAVTPVVSKVGNQTIKEFSLVAKSAEQEIKNGVKVPVWTYNGTVPGSQIRVTQGDRVKVHLKNELSVPITIHWHGYPVPNSMDGIPGMTQASIKPGQSFTYDFVATTPGTYWYHSHYNSAAQVDKGLYGTFIVDPKDETNKPNRDYTLVLDEWMTDSNMNSHDMSNMNGQMNMENHDMSTMSNMDHDQMMKQMYNVYTVNGKAGNLIEPLTVKKGEKVRLRFVNAGYLSHTIHLPNQPFQVVAVDGNPLASAPLIKDQLLRIGPGERYDVEFTADGATNWIMDSHDDTPYAADIRIPVMYEGNNTTPKSDLDKNLPIVDITNYGDAANQTFNEQTKFNKKYTLHLNSKVVNGSQEYMINDKIYPNTDPLTVSKGDQVKVTLINDGKSDHPMHLHGHVFQVLSKNGKPVKDPVWKDTIVVRPGERYDIAFKANNTGNWMFHCHDLHHAAMGMMTEVEYQGYHSSIKPDPEDMKASE; this is encoded by the coding sequence ATGAATAAAAAAACGATGACATTCATGGGGATTGTATTATCGACCGCGTTATTGAGTGCTTGCTCATCGATGAATGGAATAGATCACTCCAGTATGAGCGGCATGAATCAATCTTCAACCAAGAGTCAGGCCATTCCGGCCGCTGTTACTCCTGTTGTAAGCAAAGTAGGTAACCAAACGATCAAAGAGTTTTCTTTGGTAGCCAAATCTGCTGAACAAGAAATCAAAAATGGCGTGAAAGTTCCTGTTTGGACGTACAATGGAACGGTACCGGGTAGCCAGATTCGTGTCACACAAGGAGATCGTGTAAAAGTTCATTTGAAAAATGAATTATCCGTTCCGATCACCATTCATTGGCATGGCTATCCTGTCCCAAATAGCATGGACGGGATTCCCGGAATGACACAAGCGTCTATCAAACCAGGTCAATCTTTTACGTATGATTTCGTAGCCACAACACCAGGCACTTATTGGTATCACTCTCATTACAATAGTGCAGCACAAGTGGATAAAGGTTTGTATGGCACATTCATTGTTGATCCAAAAGACGAGACGAACAAGCCGAATCGTGATTATACGCTTGTATTGGATGAATGGATGACTGACTCAAACATGAATAGTCATGATATGTCCAATATGAATGGTCAAATGAACATGGAGAATCACGACATGTCTACCATGTCCAACATGGATCATGATCAAATGATGAAACAAATGTATAACGTTTATACGGTTAATGGTAAGGCAGGAAACTTGATTGAACCGTTAACCGTGAAAAAGGGAGAGAAGGTGCGCCTTCGTTTTGTGAACGCAGGATATTTATCTCACACCATTCATCTGCCAAATCAACCATTTCAAGTGGTGGCCGTTGACGGTAATCCTCTTGCATCAGCTCCTTTGATTAAAGATCAACTGTTACGTATCGGACCTGGAGAACGATATGATGTCGAGTTTACAGCGGATGGTGCTACGAATTGGATCATGGACAGTCATGATGATACACCTTATGCGGCAGATATCCGGATTCCTGTTATGTATGAGGGAAATAATACGACACCAAAATCAGATTTGGACAAAAATCTTCCGATTGTAGATATTACCAATTATGGCGATGCAGCAAACCAGACATTTAACGAGCAAACGAAATTTAATAAGAAATATACGCTTCATTTGAACTCGAAAGTAGTGAATGGCAGTCAGGAATATATGATTAATGATAAGATCTATCCAAACACGGACCCGTTAACGGTATCCAAAGGTGATCAAGTAAAAGTAACGCTCATCAATGATGGGAAGTCCGATCATCCGATGCATTTGCATGGGCACGTTTTTCAAGTCCTGTCCAAGAACGGAAAGCCTGTGAAGGATCCGGTATGGAAAGATACAATTGTCGTTCGCCCAGGTGAAAGATACGACATTGCTTTTAAAGCAAATAACACAGGGAATTGGATGTTCCACTGTCATGATTTGCACCATGCAGCGATGGGGATGATGACGGAGGTCGAATATCAAGGCTATCATTCCTCGATTAAACCAGACCCAGAAGATATGAAGGCAAGTGAATAG
- a CDS encoding DUF3888 domain-containing protein, translating to MNKLLLLFCVILSFPGYVIASSPPDTEAKISTEEANKNLIVYLLAPFTTEPIKNHYRENLPWQLEQGQITNTKMIYTTKGLDFIVQLKVQPFVGAHDPLGTDLFTFKIKDGKIILEKYEYLDSFPVRLYLKQYYPNPKPSY from the coding sequence ATGAATAAACTACTACTTTTATTTTGTGTGATTTTATCGTTTCCAGGCTATGTAATTGCCTCTTCACCCCCAGACACCGAAGCTAAAATTAGCACAGAAGAAGCGAATAAAAACTTAATTGTTTATCTTTTAGCTCCATTTACTACTGAACCAATAAAAAATCATTATAGAGAGAATTTGCCTTGGCAATTAGAGCAAGGTCAAATTACAAACACAAAAATGATATATACAACAAAAGGTCTAGATTTTATTGTTCAACTTAAAGTTCAACCTTTTGTGGGAGCCCACGATCCCCTTGGTACTGATTTATTCACTTTTAAAATAAAAGACGGGAAAATAATACTTGAAAAATACGAATATTTAGATAGTTTTCCTGTACGACTATATTTAAAACAATATTATCCAAATCCAAAACCCTCATATTAA
- a CDS encoding FtsW/RodA/SpoVE family cell cycle protein has protein sequence MRKEIDMYLDQVCAYIRCRDVHTGIRAELRTHMEELTDVYEERGLTSDEAVARAIASMGDPEVIGRQFDRVHRPKTDWITVILVALLMGCGLVTMASLDRQPGDWPWKTNMLAERLASVGIGVLVCWFCARLDYRRLRMSGEAIFLTTWLLILPIFWMGVYRFGMPMYDLGFIKFDIIRASPFLFLLAVASMLTRWSWQKDGWKVPLFIWYALPALLYLKTPGKSTFVMYTIGFITLALLSGANKRRIGGWIAVVAGIVLCRLAMFPYELERLLGFWRPFADPLGRGYQVVQSIQAIREAGMRGHGFGVWLRNLPNTQEDFVFTYIVYAFGWGSGVGMIVLVAALFVRLYRMLLLVREPFGRMLAGTIFVLFAVLFSWNILMTIGLMPVASIPLPFVAHGTTAFLVHLAVLGLLIGIHRRRDMMIEP, from the coding sequence ATGAGGAAAGAAATTGACATGTATCTGGACCAGGTGTGTGCGTATATTCGCTGTCGGGATGTGCATACGGGCATTCGTGCGGAGTTGCGGACGCATATGGAGGAACTGACAGATGTGTATGAGGAGAGGGGACTGACCTCGGATGAAGCGGTGGCACGTGCGATAGCTTCGATGGGAGACCCCGAGGTAATTGGACGCCAGTTCGATCGCGTTCACCGTCCGAAGACAGACTGGATTACCGTTATACTGGTGGCGTTGTTGATGGGATGTGGACTTGTCACTATGGCATCACTTGATCGGCAGCCGGGGGACTGGCCGTGGAAAACGAACATGCTAGCGGAACGGCTGGCTAGTGTGGGAATCGGTGTGCTCGTGTGTTGGTTTTGTGCTCGATTGGATTATCGGCGCCTTCGGATGAGTGGAGAGGCGATTTTTCTCACCACGTGGCTATTAATTTTACCGATATTCTGGATGGGAGTATATCGTTTCGGTATGCCCATGTACGATCTAGGATTTATAAAGTTTGACATCATTCGGGCCTCACCCTTTTTGTTTTTGCTGGCAGTGGCTTCCATGCTCACCCGCTGGTCTTGGCAGAAGGATGGCTGGAAAGTCCCACTGTTTATCTGGTATGCCCTCCCTGCTCTTCTTTATTTGAAAACACCAGGTAAGTCCACCTTTGTGATGTATACAATCGGATTTATAACGCTTGCTCTGTTATCTGGTGCTAATAAGCGCCGGATAGGGGGATGGATAGCTGTAGTTGCTGGAATTGTGCTCTGTCGACTTGCCATGTTTCCATATGAGCTGGAAAGGCTACTGGGGTTCTGGAGGCCATTTGCTGATCCGCTTGGCAGGGGCTATCAAGTTGTACAGTCGATTCAGGCTATTCGTGAAGCGGGCATGAGGGGACACGGATTTGGTGTTTGGTTACGGAATCTTCCAAACACACAGGAAGATTTTGTGTTCACATATATTGTGTATGCATTTGGCTGGGGGAGCGGAGTCGGAATGATTGTGCTGGTAGCCGCACTGTTTGTTCGTTTGTATCGAATGCTGTTGTTAGTGCGTGAACCGTTTGGCAGAATGCTTGCTGGTACGATCTTTGTGCTGTTTGCGGTTTTATTTAGTTGGAACATCTTGATGACAATTGGACTCATGCCCGTTGCAAGCATTCCGCTGCCATTTGTCGCCCATGGCACCACGGCATTTCTTGTCCATCTGGCTGTGCTCGGTTTGCTCATCGGTATTCACCGCAGGCGCGATATGATGATAGAACCCTAG